One Pseudobutyrivibrio xylanivorans genomic window, TATCTGTGCCTTCAAGGAGATACATAGCATCCTCCTCAAGACCTCTAAGCTTGATAATCTTAATCTTTGCATTAGCCTGAGACTTCTTTACTACAATATTTACAAGTGCCTCAGATTTATCCTTTGCGGCAAACTCCCAAGCTTTGTAAACCTCAGCCTGCTCCTCATTTACCAGTCGATAATAATCGCTCTTTTGGATAAGCCAGTAGTACTTGTTGAAGGTCTTAATCTGCTCCTTAACCTCAGCCTTTTCTTCTTCTGACATCTTTGTCACATCGAGCTCATAACCAAAGGTTCCTGACATTGCTACCACACCACGTGTCGCAAGTGGAGTGCTACGACCTGTCTGATGATTTGGTGAAGCAGAAACATGGCTCCCCACTGTGCTTACAGGATATCCAAAAGAAGTGCCCTCCTGAATCTCAAGACGCTCGATTGCATCTGTATCATCTGAACACCAAATCTGTGGGCAATAGTAAAGCATTCCCGCATCGAAACGTCCGCCACCGCCTGAGCATCCCTCAATCATAAGATTTGGGTATGCATTAAGAAGTCGCTCCAATAATGAATATGTTCCAAGAACAAATCTGTGTGAAACCTCTCCCTGTTTCTTGTTAGGAAGATTCTTTGAGTAAACATTTGTAATACTTCTATTGAAATCCCACTTGATGTATGAAATATTTGCATCATCCAAAATCTTGCTGATGCAGTTGAAAAGGTAATCCTCAACTTTTGGATTACTCATATCAAGCACCATCTGATTTCTAGCCATTGTAGGATGTCTGTCAGGGTCAACAAGTGCCCAGTCTGGATGCTCTCTGAAAAGATTTGAATCCTCGTTTATCATCTCTGGCTCAAACCAAAGACCAAACTTCATTCCAAGCTTTCCAATTTCATCTGAAAGTCTCTTGAGACCACCCTCAAGCTTCTTTTCGTTTACAAACCAGTCTCCAAGACCAGAATTATCATCATCTCGCTTGCCAAACCAACCGTCATCGAGAACCATCATTTCCACACCAAGCTCTGATGCAGTCTTTGCAATATCGATGATTTTCTCAGCTGTGAAATCAAAATAAGTTGCTTCCCAGTTATTAATAAGAACTGGACGCTTGATTTCCATATACTTTCTGTCACAAACATTCTCACGAATGATGTTGTGATAGATGTGGCTAAGCTGCTCCAAACCAGATGGAGTGTAAGCCATAATAGCCTCTGGTGTATCAAAAGCATCGCTAGCCTCAAGGCACCATGAGAAGTTCTCCTCATTAATTCCTGCAACGATTCTTGTTGAACCAGCCTGATCCTGCTCGATTTCAATCTTGTGATTGCCTGAGTACATCAGCATCATTCCGTAGCAATCGCCGTAGGTCTCTGTAGCCCCATGATCGCATAAAATCACAAATGGATTCTCGTGGTGAGAGCTCATTCCACGCTTTGAGCTAATAACCTTGATATCCTGTGTCAACTTGTTTCTGGACATCTGACGCTCCATGCAGTGGCGTCCAGCGAAATGAATCTCATCCCAGCTACCAAACTGTACATCAAGCATTGCCGATGCAGCCTTTTCAAGATGAATTTTCTTATCACTTACATTTACAAATCTTGTGTGTCTTGTGATAACATCCTTATCTGCAAAAACAGAATAGAAAAGCTGTGCCTCAAGACCGATGACCTTATCCTCCAATGTGATTACCAAAGTAGTTACGTCATCATCGTATGGTCTCACAGATGGAAGTCCTGGAATCTCTGGCTTGCCATCGATAATCTCATGGGATTTGTATCGAAGATCGCAGCTGCGGCTACCATTCTTTGCAACCACTCCCACTGAACTGATTCTATAATCACCAACTCCGCAACCTGAAAATTCCTGTGGAAGCACGTCGATAGAACGACCTCTGTTGTCTCTGTTCTCAAACAGATTGCCAGAAAATCCTCTGTCCACAGAAAGAATCTGATAGCTCATATCGGTGTCACATGTTGATCTGCCATAGTAATTGTGAATAACAAGTCCAATGTCATCCACCTTTATCTGATACTCGCTATTTGTGGTACTCAACCTAAAGAGTTTCCTTGATTCATCAAAAATAATTGCCATATTACCTTGCTCCTTATACTTACAAACTATATGTAAAAGTCATTTCAACATATATGCTTTCAATATACATTATTCTAATTTCAAAAACCACAAGTTTCGCTTTTATTTGACGAAAAGCTTTAAGCCATTTTTATCTTGCTAACCTCTTTTTCCGACTTTATAATTAGAGGGCACGAAATTTTTAATTCAGGAGAAGAGTAATGAATAAAAAAGAAGTAAACGAGATAAAAAGACGTTTTAAAAAAGATTCCTGCAACTTCGACAAGATGGTTGGCTGCTATGTTGATGCCAACAAGGAAATGGTGCTCACTTTTAAGGAGACATTCCTTAATCTTGAAGACGAGGAATTTCACAAATATTTAGAGATTGCAAACAAATCACTTTCTGGAACTATTGGAAATAATCTTCTTGAGCTTCCATTTGACCCAGAATCAGAAATCGAAGGCAGTGGTCACGACCTTCTTATGAGACTTCGTGAAACACGCCTTCAGGACGAGAAGCTTCTCATTGAGTACTACAACAGAATCATTGAATCTTATGATTTTGTTGGAAACTACCTGATTCTTCTCTATCATGACACCTACGATATTCCAATGAAGACTTCAGATGAGCTTACACTTGATGAATCAGAAGAAGTATATGATTACATCATCTGTGCCATCTGCCCTGTTGCTCTTTCAAAGCCAGGACTTGGCTACCGTGAGGCAGAGAATCGAATCGGTGCCCGTGACCGTGACTGGGTTGTTGGTCCTGTCGATACAGCCTTCACTTTCCCATGCTTCAGCGAGCGTACCACAGATCTTCACGCTTGCCTTGCTTACACTAAGAATACTAAGGAGCCTCATGTTGAGTTCTGGGAGAACTGTATTGGCTGCGGCACAAAGAAGACTTCTACTCAGAAGAAAAATGCTTTCAACAACATGCTTGATCAGGCTCTAGGTGAGGAAACAGATGAAACTATCGAGACAAAGCTTGATATCCAGCAGAATCTTTCAGATTTCATCACTGTTGAAAAAGAGCGCCTTGGCGAAGATGAGACAATTATTCTCGAGCCACAGGATGTTGCAAATATCCTTACAGACTCTGGTCTTTCAGATGTAAAGGTTGAAAAGATTCAGGCTAAGTTCGAGAACTACTTCGAGGAGCAGCTTCCACTTGCTGAGGAGATTCTCGATGAAAAAGCTCTTAAGAACAACGAGCTTCGCGTAGAGAAGAACGTACTCAAGGAACGCGTCGTTGACCTTACTAAGCAGCTCAAGGAAGCTACTGGCGTCACCGAAGATGGCAAGCCTGCAGATATCGTAGTTAAGGTTTCAGAAGACAAGGCTGCCACCGTGACCACTGCCTATGTGGATGGCAAAAAATGCGTCTGCGTACCAATCGAACCAGATGAAGTGCTGTTCTTGAATGGTGAACAGATATAAATTCAATTACAGAACCCTTGAAAATATTAAGATGCAAACGTTAAAGTAATGGTACATAAAAACCACCGTTATATATCGGAGACACAGACAGCTCAGAAGAAGTAAAGGCTATTACAGCTGATGGCTCTATTCTTAAGTGTGAAATCAATGACTAATTAAAACTTAATATGATATATAAGGACATAGCGCCCCTCGCGAGAGGGGCGCCTTTTTTCAGAAAAAACACATCACAAGTACATTCAATATATAATCATATAATTATTTTTCAACCTGCTTGAAAATAGGACTGTGGCAAGCCACAAATCAACTAACTATCGCAAAACAACGGTAACACGTGGATTCAAATTATGTCTTGCTAAAAAATCCCATCCTTTTTATCACAGACCTCCTCTTCAAACCGCATATATTCGATACTATGTGATAAATTTAAGCGAAATGAGTGGATATTTATCACAACATGCCCTTGTACGCCGCTTCTCTTCGTTTCTATTTGATAAAATTCTTTAGATTTGAACAAAATTTATAAATACATCAATGTGATTACAAGAATGCTACCACTCCCATTGATAAAATAAGCATTTCACAAGAAATATTTATCAATAACAATCGCTGAAACGCCCTCACTCCGTTCACATATTGATAAATCAAGTTGTGGCTGCACCTCATCAGTCAGCTTTACTGACAGCTTCTCCTCAAGGAGAAGCCTCTCATTTCAAACATTCGCCCATGAAAAAAGGACTGGCATCTGCCAGTCCCTTCCATAAATCATGTTATTCATAACGTAATGCATCAATCGGATTAAGCTTGGCAGCCTTGTTGGCTGGATAGTATCCGAAGAAGATTCCAATAGCCATTGAGAAGCAAACGGCAACTACGATGGCTGATACAGAAACTGATGCGTCGTAACCCATATAGGTTGCAGCGATGGAACCAATTCCCACGCCGAAGAGAATGCCAATAAGTCCTCCGATGATACAAATGACCACCGACTCAGTGATGAACTGAAGTCTGATGGAACCATTTGTAGCACCCAGTGCCTTTCTGGTACCAATTTCCTTTGTACGCTCGGTGATTGAAACAAGCATGATATTCATAACACCGATTCCACCAACAACAAGTGAAATACCTGCGATGATAGCAAGAGCAATCTCGATAGTTCCAATCATTGAAGTCATTGACTCAATCATTGATGACATGCTGGTTACTGTTACCTCGTAGTCATCATTTCTAGAGTAAAACATTGTGTTGAAGTATGTCTCTACTGTATCTGCAAAATCCTCAGAATCAGTTTCAATTGTGGTTACAAGAATGATGCTCTGGTAACCATCATTTGAGGTATGAAGCTGAGCACGCGCAGTATTGTAAGGAATGTACATTTCTGTGGTTGTGTCCTCTGTTGAAGAGCTTGTCCACTCACTTGCCTCGTACTCGTAAACACCTACGATATAGTAATTGTAATATTTTCCATTGATGCTGACCTCAATCTCTGAGCCAAGTGCTGCTGAGGTATCGCCGTCAAACATGTTGTTGACGAAGTAATCTGAAACGATGCAAACCTTCTGAGCATTGTCATAATCCTTGTCGATGAAGTTTCTACCTGACAACAGATTCAAATCTGTATATTCCATGTAATCCTTGTTATAGCCATTTATATTTACATAGGCATAAAGATTACCATCTGTAGCTGTACCACTACCTACTGAAGAAGAAAACAGTGTGTATTTTACATTGTCACCATACTCCTCCATGAAAGAATCAATCATCTCATCTGAAAGATAATCATCACTGTCCATGCTTCGCTGACTTCCTGGACCAAATCGAAGTCCAGAGAATGTAGTCTCCTCAGAATTACTCTTTGCTGAAACACCAACAGTCAGGTTGTTTGCACCCATCTCCTGCATCGAGGTGTTTACCATGACTGTTATGGAATTACCAACCGTCATGATTGCGATAACCGATGCAATACCAATGATGATTCCAAGCATTGTCAGCAGTGACCGCATGATATTGGATTTCAGTCCTGCCAATGCAACGAGGATATTTTCTGTGATTAACATGCCATATCCTCCTTTATCTTTTTCCAATTACCAGGCTGCTCGCCTGTGATTGTTCCATCCTTAAGTGTGATGATTCGCTCTGTCTCCTGTGAAAGCTCTGGCGAATGGGTAATGAGAACGATTGTCTTCCCCTGCTCCTCATGAAGCTTGTGGAAGATATCCATTATCAATCTACCGGTTGCCGAATCAAGAGCGCCAGTAGGCTCATCTGCAAGGATGATAGCTGGGTCATTTGCCATGGCCCTTGCAATAGCCACACGCTGTTTCTGACCTCCGGAAAGCTCATCAGGATTGTGATGCATTCTGTTGGTCATCTCCACCTGCTCCAAGAGCATTTTCGCTCTCTGATTTCGCTCTGCTCTTCCCATTCCTGCATACATCATAGGAAGCTCAACATTCTTAAGGGCGTTTGTTCTTGCTATCAGATTATAGGTCTGAAAAACAAAGCCAATTTTTTTATTTCTAAGAATAGATAATTCGTGATCCTTTGCTTTTTCGATGTCCACTCCATCAAGTGTATATTCACCGCTGGTAGGTCGGTCTAAGGCGCCAATGATGTTCATCAAGGTTGACTTACCCGAACCAGACTGACCAACGATTGAAACGAATTCTCCTTCACGGACTGTGAAATTCAATCCGTGAAGCACCTCAAATTCATTTGGTGTCCCAATGAAGAAGCTCTTGTGGATGTCACGAAGATCTAACATAATATCTCCTGCTGCCACAATTTCACCTCCTAAAATCCACCTGGGCCACCGCCTGGAGCTCCGCCACCGCTTGAACCACCACCTGGGGCGCCACCGCCCCCACCGAGGTTAAGCAGCGAACCGCCTCCCGGCATCTGTCCGTCATTTGATGTGCCGCTTGAAGCAGTTGCCTTCAGCTTTGTACCCTCTGAAATCTCGCTACTGATAATCTGAACATAGTAGTCACTCTCAAGACCAAGCTCAACAGTAACCTTTGTCTCCTCATCGTTGTCACCAACAACTGTTACGTAGCTGTTTCCATCCGAATCTGTCTCCACACAATCATAAGGAACGGCAAGTGCGTTCTCAACCGATTCAAGAATAACTGATGCCTTTGCTGTCATTCCAACACGAAGTCTGTCATCTGTTCCATCCAGAGTAATCTTCACCTCGTAGCTGGCTGAGCTTGATGATGAGTTCGATGTGCCCCCAGCATTGTTTGAATTACCTGAACTAGAAGAAGATGTTGTGGAATCCGATGTAACTGCCACGTATGTAACAGTTCCTGTAAATTCATCATCATCTGTTGCGTCAAACTTTACTACTGCTGAAAGACCTTCCTTGATTGATGCAATATCATACTCATCAACTGTTGCCTTTACTACAAATGAATCTGTATTTGATATCGTAAATACGGTATTACCCTGTGTATAGTTGTTTCCCTCTGAGACATTGATTGCTGTGATATAACCAGAGAAAGGTGCCACAACCTGTGTACCTGACTGGCTCTCTGTTATCTTGTCGTACTCCTCAGCCTTTGTGTAGCTTGAATCATACTCCTGCTGAAGCTCTGCTAATTCGATATTGTACTGAGCCTCTTCAATCTTGTCCTTATAGTCCTCAATCTCATCCTGCCAGCTCTCATAATCCTTCATGGTAAAGCCATAGAGAGACTGGATAACCTGGCTCTGCTCCTCGTATCTTTGCTTCTCATCTGAGTATGGATACTTCTGATAATTGTCATAAGCATCCTTTACATCCAGATAGTAAATCTCATACTTATCAAGCTTCTCCTGTAGCTCGGTAATCTTCTCGTTGTACTCCTCAATCTGCTTCTCATAATCACTGATGCTCTTAGCAGCTTTCTTATCAGAGATTTTGTATTTAGCATTTAACTGAGCAAGCTTTGTGTTGTAATCATCTGAATCAAATTCAACTACAACTGCACCTGCCTCAACATAATCACCAACCTCATAATTTACTGTTGCCACCTTTGTTCCTGTTGCAACTGTTGATGAAACACTTTGTGACTGGCCTGCCTGAAGTGTACCTGTAACGCTGACAGATGACTGTAAATCCATCACCTGAACATCTGTGGTAAGTGTACCAACTGCCTCCTGAGTGTCAGCCATCTTTTTCTTCATCAGGTAACCCCTACCAAAAAATGCACCTGCAGCAATAAGTGCGATAAGCACAAAGCATAATAGCGTGTGCCCCTTAATAAATCTACCAATAGCTTTAAAAAACCACTTTATTTTTCCTGGCTTTTTTTGCTCCTTGGACCTATCATTTGACATGCCGTTCCTCCAATTTCTTATTAAAAATTTATTCGACTAATAGAGGATATATGCTATAAAAACCCTTGTAAATGGACTTCACAAAACACTCAGAAAAGTTCAGAAACCCATCACATAACAAAATCCGCACTATTACGCTCTCAAGCCTGGGTATTGCACTTTTATGTAAGCTTCGCTTACTAGACCGCAAAAGTTGATTGCAAAGCAATCATCCTTTTGGGTTCATATGTCGCGAGATTGGCTCCTTGAGCAACACCCAGAGCTAGATAGCTACAGTGCTCATCTCAATATGATATTTTTCTGAGCTCATCTAGATACGAAAAATACCCCAAGAACTGAGTGTCCTTGGGGTATGAGAATAAAATGAAGAATATAAATTAGTTTATTTTGTTGCCTTCTTTTTGTTGTTCAAAATTTCGAAGACTACGGCGCCGAGAAGTACGACACCCTTTACAACCTTCTGCCAGTTAGCATCAATGCCCATGAGGGACATACCAAGGTTGATAACACCGATAAGTGTAGCACCTACGATCATTCCGAATACTGTACCAGAACCACCGTATGCACTAACGCCACCAACTACGCAAGCTGAAATAGCATCCATCTCGTAGTTTGTACCAGCTGTAGAGTTTGCAGCCTGGAAACGAGACATTGTAAGGAATGCAGAAACAACTGTAAGAACAGCCATGTTAAGGTAAGCAATGAACATGATTTTCTTGGTGTCGATACCAGAAAGTCTTGTTGCCTCCTTGTTACCACCGATTGTGTAGAAGTAACGTCCTACATCAGTCTTAGATGTAATGAAGCTGTAGATAAGCACGATAACTGCAACCCAGATGAGTGCGTATGGAATACCGCCAGCAAGTGAAAGCTTGTATGCGAAGAGCATGATTACGAAGCAGATAAGCACTGACTTAACGATAACCTTTGTCATGCTGTCAGCTGTGTAACCCTTCTTAAGCTTTGTTGCACGCTCTCTTACGAGAAGGAATACAACGATAATTGAAGCAATAAGTCCAGCAACAATACTTGTCATGTTGTACTGTACGCCGCCGATTCTTGGACCACCGAAGAGGTCATTCATCTTGCCCATGAAAAGTCCATTGAAGCTTTCTGGAAGTGGGCTGATGTTTGATGCGCCGTGCATCAATGCAATACCCCAACCTCTGAGAGCAAGGAAACCTGCAAGTGTTGCAATCCATGGTGGAATGTTGATGTACGCAATTACGTATCCAAGAACACAACCATAAACCACACCGATAAGAAGCATTACTAAAATACCAACTGGAGTAGAAGCTCCCTTATCAACCATGAGCTTTGCTCCAAGAACACCTACGAAGCATACGAATGAACCGCAGGAAAGATCGATGTTACCACCGGTCAACATACACATCAACATACCTGTTGCAAGAACATATACGTATGCGTTCTGTGTGATAAGCGCATTGAACTGACTTGGTAAAAGCATTGTGCCATTTGTTGTAATGTTAAAGAAGAGAACAACGAGGACCAGTACAATGAGCATTGTGTTTTCTTTTACTATTTTTAAAATCTTGTCTTTCACTTTTCGCTCCTCCCTTCCTACTTCTTCTCTCTCTTAGACATTACATCAAAGATTACCGCAGCGAGAAGTACAAGGCCTTTAACAACCTTCTGATAGTTGGCATCTACACCCATGATAGACATACCCTGGTTGATGACACCCATTAAAAGAGCACCAACGATTGCTCCGAATACAGAACCTGTTCCGCCGTATGCAGAAGCACCACCGATGAAGCAAGCACCGATAGCATCCATCTCATAGAACTGACCATATGTAGGCTGAGCTGATGCTGCACGGGCAACTGTAAGAATACCAGCGAGAGCTGTTAAGAATCCCATATTCGTATATGCGAAGAAGTAAACCTTCTTTGTGTTGATACCTGAAAGCTGTGTAGCCTTCTCATTTCCACCGACTGCATAAAGGTAACGACCCATTGTAGTCTTTGTGGTGAAGTAGTGATAAGCAAGTACTACAATCATAATCCAGATAAGTGATGATGGAATTCCCTTGTAGCCTGCAAGCTTATAGAAAAGATATAAAATAACAACTGATATAAGGACAAGCTTTGCATAGAATGCACCAGCGCTTGTTGTTGAATAGCCCTTTCTCTGTGCTGCAATTCTGTTTCTGAAATTGAGAATTACAAATACTGCAACAATGATGATTCCTGCAAGAAGACAGGTGATATTAAGTCCTGTTCCATGGAAGAAATCTGGAATGTAGCAATCAGCGCCGCCACCGAAAACGTTAAGGTATGTTGTGTTTGAAATTGAAACTGCATAACCGTTAAGAACTACGTTTGAAAGTCCACGGAAAGCATACATACCTGCAAGTGTTGCGATGAATGGTGGAACATTAATGTAAGCTACCCAGAATGCCTGCCATGCACCAACTGCAGTACCGCAAAGAAGCATAACCAGAACTGTAACCCAAACGTTTACGCCCTTGCTCATAAGCACTGCTCCGATACCACCGACGAAGCAAACTACTGAACCAACAGAAAGATCGATGTTACCACCTGTTAAAATACACATCAGCATACCAGTTCCAAGAACAAATACGTATGCGTTCTGTGAAAGTAAGTTATTGATATTCTGTGGTAAAAGGATTGTTCCACCTGTTCCCACATAGAATATTGCAATGATGATCACCAGGGCGATTACCATGGTGTATTTCTTTAAAGCATTTCCAATATTATTTGAAACCATGATTCCTCTCCCTTCTAATTCTTTAAGATGCAAGACATGATGCTTTCCTGTGAAGCCTCAGCACCTGACATTTCGCCAACCATCTTGCCCTCATTCATAACATAAATTCTATCTGACATTCCAAGTACCTCTGGAAGCTCTGAAGAAATCATGATAACTGATTTTCCAGCTGCTACAAGGTCATTGATGATGCAGTAAATCTCGTACTTAGCACCAACGTCGATACCACGTGTTGGCTCATCAAGAATAAGTACATCTGGATTTGCAAACATCCACTTTGCAAGAAGAACCTTCTGCTGATTTCCACCTGAAAGGTTACCAACATTCTGCTCTACTGATGGACACTTGGTCTTGAGCTTCTCTCTATATTCCTCCGCAACCTGATATTCCTTATCCTGATCAATAACATGTTTTGAGCAAAGCTCTGAAAGATTTGCAAGGGTTGTATTAATCTTGATTGGATTTGTGAGGACAAGTCCGTTACCCTTTCTATCTTCTGTAACGTAAGCAAGCTTGTGCTTAATAGCATCCTTAATATTCTTGAGTTGAACTTCCTCACCGTTAAGAACCAACTTTCCTGAGATATTTGTACCGTATGACTTTCCAAAGATTGACATTGCAAGCTCTGTACGTCCAGCACCCATAAGACCTGCGATACCAACAACCTCGCCCTTGCGAACGTTCATTGATACGCCATCAACAACCTTACGCTCAGCATACTGTGGATGGTAAACTGTCCAGTCCTGAACCTCCATAGCGATGTCACCGATTTTAACATCATGTCTCTTAGGAAAACGGTCTGTCATTTCACGGCCAACCATGCCCTTGATAATTCTATCCTCAGAGATATCATCAGTTGCCTTATCAAGTGTTTCAATTGTTGAACCATCACGGATAACAGTGATTTTGTCTGCTACGTAGGAAACTTCGTTAAGCTTGTGAGAGATGATGATAGATGTCATACCCTCTTTCTTGAACTTAAGAAGTAAATCAAGAAGTGCCTTTGAATCTGTCTCGTTAAGAGATGATGTAGGCTCATCTAAAATAAGTAATTTAGCGTGTTTAGCAAGTGCCTTTGCAATTTCTACAAGCTGCTGCTTACCAACACCGATATCTTTAATCAAAGTACGGCTGCTCTCTGTAAGACCTACCATACCAAGATATTTGTCAGCCTCTGCATATGTCTTATCCCAATCGATGGCTGCCTTAGAGCCCTGCTCGTTTCCAAGGAACATATTCTCACCAATTGACATGTAAGGAATAAGGGCTAATTCCTGATGAATAATAACAATTCCCTTTTCCTCTGAGTCCTTAATCTTCTGGAACTTACAAACCTCTCCATTGTAAACAATGTCGCCTGTGTAAGAGCCAAATGGATAAATACCACTTAAAACATTCATCAATGTAGATTTTCCAGCACCATTCTCACCTACAAGAGCGTGAATTTCACCTTCCTCTACCTTAAGATTAACGTTGTCAAGGGCCTTTACTCCTGGGAACTCTTTGGTGATGTTCACCATCTCAAGTAATGTTTTTCCCACTTGTTTGTCCTCCCTATTTTTAATACTTACTTAATGGATAAATATCTTTATCCTCTTCAAATCATTCTCTTATGTGTCTTCTCTTAGAAATAGGGCAGGTTTCCCTGCCCTACAAAAAGCATTTCAAAACTTTAAATTATTTAAGCTGATCCTCTGTGTAGTAACCAGAATCGATAAGGATTTCCTTGTAGTTGTTTGCATCAGCGAATACAGGATCGCAAAGGAATGAAGGAACAACGCCCTTACCATTGTCGTATGTCTCTGTATCGTTAACATCAACTGTCTCACCGCTAAGAATCTGACCTACCATCTTAACTACCTGTGAAGCAAGTGTACGTGTATCCTTGAATACTGACATAGACTGCTTTCCAGCGATCATGTTCTTTGTGTTCTCGATATCGCAATCCTGACCAGTTACGATTGGATACTCACCGTTGTAGTTTGCTGCAAGAGCGTTCTCAACACCAAGTGCTGTAGAGTCGTTTGAGCAGAGGCAGATGTCAAGGTTTGTGCCATCAGCATAGTATGTAGAAAGGATATTCTCCATACGTGACTGAGCTGTCTCTGTAGCCCACTGTGCTGTAGCTACGTCAGAGAACTCTGTCTGACCAGACTTAACTTCGATTGTGCCGTTCTCAATGTATGGCTTAAGAAGGTCCATAGCACCATTGTAGAAGAAGCCAGCGTTGTTGTCGCCTGGGTCACCAGCTGTGATTTCCATTGTGAATTTCTTGTCTGTGTTCTCAAGGTCGAGCTGATCGATGATGTACTGGCCCTGAACCTGACCTACCTTGTAGTTATCAAATGTTGCATAGTATGAAACAGCATCTGTGTTCATGATAAGACGATCATAAGCGATAACTGGGATGTTCTTCTCAGCTGCAAGGTCCATAGCTGAACCAAGTGAAGAAGCCTCGATAGCTGCAACTACGAGTACGTTACATCCTGAGTTGATCATGTTCTCAATCTGAGATACCTGTGTAGCTGTGTCGTTTGATGCATACTGAAGATCTACTTCGTATCCAGCAGCCTCAAGCTCCTTCTGCATGTTGGCACCATCCTGGTTCCATCTCTGAAGGTCCTTAGTAGGCATTGCTACACCAACCTTTGTGCCGCCTGCTGTGCCAGCGTCAGATGTTGTCTCTGTTGCTGCACCAGTATCAGCTGCTCCTGTGTCTGTTGTCTCTGTGCTTGTTCCGCAACCTACAAACATTGAAGCTGCCATAGCACCTGCTAATACTACACTTAAAACTTTCTTTTTCATTTCTAGAAAAACCTCCCTTTCTTCTAGGTAAAATTATTTTTGAAAACTTAGTAGTTTTCCGTTCTGAAAATACTTTAACAAATAAAGGTCTTAAAATGGTTGTCACTTTCTTCACATTTTTGTCTAAAACGTATATACGTAAAAAATAGGACTAGCACATTTTTGTGCTAGTCCTATTTTTTAATTACAATAATTTGCTATACGGCTCGCCAGTTACAATCTCAAGCCTATGTGTCACTCCGTTCAGCAGAGGAATGCTTCACTTGAGTAACACATAGAGCTTGATATTTACTGGCTATCTGTAGTATCTACTGTATTTAAATATACGTCCTCACGAGTGTGGAAGCCTCCGTCGATTATTACCTGATCCATGTTGTCCTTTGTTACGGCAACTGGCTCAACAGCCACATAAGGGATTTGGTTTGTGCCGTCATTAATAACGCCCTCCACATCAAGCGTCTCGCCCTTTGCCAGCTCCACAGAAAGCTTTGCAGCCTCTTCAGCAAGTTTGCCAACTGGCTTATAAAC contains:
- a CDS encoding sugar-binding protein, giving the protein MKKKVLSVVLAGAMAASMFVGCGTSTETTDTGAADTGAATETTSDAGTAGGTKVGVAMPTKDLQRWNQDGANMQKELEAAGYEVDLQYASNDTATQVSQIENMINSGCNVLVVAAIEASSLGSAMDLAAEKNIPVIAYDRLIMNTDAVSYYATFDNYKVGQVQGQYIIDQLDLENTDKKFTMEITAGDPGDNNAGFFYNGAMDLLKPYIENGTIEVKSGQTEFSDVATAQWATETAQSRMENILSTYYADGTNLDICLCSNDSTALGVENALAANYNGEYPIVTGQDCDIENTKNMIAGKQSMSVFKDTRTLASQVVKMVGQILSGETVDVNDTETYDNGKGVVPSFLCDPVFADANNYKEILIDSGYYTEDQLK